The Bombus fervidus isolate BK054 chromosome 6, iyBomFerv1, whole genome shotgun sequence genome contains a region encoding:
- the Brwd3 gene encoding bromodomain and WD repeat-containing protein isoform X2, producing the protein MIVLYCMIEKKYSHIGSNHLLQICARIGPVLEKEVPPCIPGAISLLGAGRQSLLRTHEDVQRQVHGIISYSGRLGGKPFLASPYSLSVPNIVHVLQGRENSGPLARREAIPTKFYNKMQLYRHTLGHLSAVYCVLFDRTGKYIITGADDLLVKVWSSIDGRLLATFRGASAEIMDIAVNFDNTLLAAGSLDRILRVWCFQTMSPIAVLSGHSGMITSVNFCPISCNGVYYLVSTSTDGSVAFWSHTKKGNERAVFQPKPIQYHEKMRPGQAQMICASFSPGGAFMAAGSADHHVRVYAMLGDDGPCRVLEVEAHSDTVDSIQWAHNGLKFISGSKDGTANVWHFEQQQWIYKRLLMTTKLPGESETEDDSNKKAKVTMVSWDVSDEWVITAVNDSCLKVWNAKSGELVKILRGHKDEVFVLESHPIDPRVILSAGHDGQLIIWDVLNTEPIACFQNFIEGQGNGAVFDAKWSPDGTMLAATDSHGHLLIYGFGSGVEKLKIVPKELFFHTDYRPLIRDANNYVLDEQTQTAPHLMPPPFLVDVDGNPYPPALQRLVPGRENCRGEQLVPNIAVGAGGMQEVIEGLPAQEPRSNIDQLIEALAQRQNINADAENAADEREENAAEQPVRQMASPRGSRSGLRRVGDVEGVRQSSGNWQRDNTTPWNKPILARPMNPAIRETQFKTLHATAEMELENLKREMRKRPQPVSNTANTEGNIGSRIANRKRNRTTRHGYRTRATRSEEQEDDEFENPDNAATTGSSASSNSNDSTAHEEDLCSDSSTSESSTEYSDWIADHGLNLEPPKRSKRKPVKKRSLTPPSDMDRRRNRRPRKKDIPLSTGIDDIPEVFRPSEWLTEIIPRKAPYYPQMGDEIVYFRQGHQFYLDAVRNKKVYELGPRCEPWNKVNIRAQEFVKVVGIKYEIRPPRLCCLKLALMDEYGKLTGENFTIKYHDMADVLDFLVLRQTFDTALARSWSEGDRFRCMIDDGWWMGQIQSMEPLDEDFPESFFMCFRVRWDNGEYERMSPWDLEPIDENRLPVVLGGAVPVLQEEIRTILYQPHAEEWPMGDREATCRRIIRGLDQVMSLAIAEPFMAPVDLNAYPSYAFVVEYPIDLTTIKARFENHFYRRITSAQFDVRYLATNAEQFNEPHSQIVKHARIVTDLCLRIIKETTELDVPAVYHQLVDTYHSSESEVDVEDAKDRPSTSTQRATSSRNLRSQEASADWKVACRQLLETLWQCEDSIPFREPVDRLEHPDYHQIIDTPMDLRTVKEDLLGGNYETPIEFAKDMRLIFTNSRNYNTNKRSRIYSMTIRLSAMFEEHMGRIISNWKSARRRNNNAKNTKGKAKRGKVRLTNGTAPSKSKSACSDDDDEINSEDDDLDEMEKNNSNMCAPGPSRMTNGHTKRSATATRPTLKLRISRSAVPKKPKESGSEASDSEASTESESSGSVPVRRTRARKTVPSVSADSDSGEVYTPSGRGKQTRKNRAKNTRNSKQVKSKSKLNFYENSKNDKYEEDEAFSANELSDEESEEEVINRSRTRSRKLASTPEHNESLKNTTKSGRNNIESQSEEEEEEEEEDEEEEEEQSQNEINNQDSDSEESDKGFVSRSQRRIRGTREIQNQETVQNSRRTGKRPRYNEESDESNTMPVRNRRKIKRRYYAEESDESPEPENVPRISISSRGRVRKMTERARAFLLDSP; encoded by the exons atgattgtattatattgtatgatc gaaaagaaatattctcaTATTGGATCAAatcatttattacaaatatgtgCCAGAATTGGACCAGTATTGGAAAAAGAGGTACCGCCATGCATACCAGGAGCAATATCTCTTCTAGGAGCTGGCAGACAATCTTTGTTACGTACACACGAAG ATGTCCAACGTCAAGTGCATGgcattatttcatattctgGCAGACTAGGTGGAAAACCATTTTTGGCTTCACCTTATAGTTTATCAGTGCCTAATATAg taCATGTACTTCAGGGAAGGGAGAATTCAGGGCCTTTAGCTCGACGAGAGGCAATACCAACAAAGTTTTACAATAAAATGCAGTTGTATAGACACACATTAGGACATTTATCTGCAGTATATTGTGTTCTTTTTGATCGCACtgggaaatatataataaccGGTGCAGATGATTTACTTGTTAAAGTATGGAGTTCTATTGATGGGCGATTATTAGCAACTTTTCGAGGAGCATCTGCTGAAATTATGGATATTGCAGTAAATTTTGATAACACTTTACTTGCTGCTGGTAGCCTAGATCGAATATTAAGAGTTTGGTGTTTTCAAACAATGTCTCCT ATTGCAGTTCTATCTGGACACTCTGGTATGATTACATCTGTAAATTTTTGTCCTATATCTTGTAATGGCGTATATTATTTAGTTTCTACAAGTACAGATGGATCTGTTGCTTTCTGGTCTCATACAAAAAAAGGCAATGAAAGAGCAGTTTTTCA gccAAAACCAATTCAATACCATGAAAAAATGCGGCCTGGTCAAGCACAAATGATATGTGCGTCATTTAGTCCTGGTGGTGCATTTATGGCCGCTGGTTCTGCAGATCATCATGTTAGAGTGTATGCAATGTTAGGAGATGATGGTCCATGTAGAGTTTTAGAGGTGGAAGCACATTCTGATACAGTTGATAGTATTCAATGGGCACATAAtggtttaaaatttatttcgggTTCTAAAGATGGTACTGCAAATGTTTGGCATTTTGAACAACAACAATGGATATACAAACGTTTGTTGATGACTACAAAACTTCCTGG AGAATCAGAAACAGAAGATGATTCTAACAAAAAGGCTAAGGTGACTATGGTTAGTTGGGATGTAAGTGATGAATGGGTTATTACAGCTGTAAATGATAGTTGTCTTAAAGTATGGAATGCAAAATCAGGTGAACTGGTGAAAATTTTACGTGGACATAAAGATGAAGTTTTTGTGTTAGAATCTCATCCCATAGATCCGCGTGTTATATTAAGTGCTGGACATGACGGACAACTTATAATTTGGGATGTTCTGAACACAGAACCGATAGCAtgctttcaaaattttattgaagGGCAAGGTAATGGTGCTGTTTTTGATGCAAAGTGGTCTCCAGATGGAACAATGTTAGCAGCAACAGATTCTCATGGACATCTTTTAATATATGGGTTTGGATCTGGTGTAGAAAAACTTAAAATA gtacctaaagaattatttttccataCGGATTATAGACCCTTAATACGAGATGCAAATAATTACGTTTTGGATGAACAAACACAAACTGCACCTCATTTAATGCCTCCACCATTTTTAGTAGATGTTGATGGAAATCCTTATCCTCCAGCTTTGCAAAGATTGGTTCCTGGGAGAGAAAACTGTAGAGGAGAACAATTAGTACCAAATATTGCAGTAGGTGCTGGAg ggATGCAAGAAGTTATAGAAGGACTTCCAGCTCAAGAACCACGGTCCAATATTGACCAGTTAATTGAAGCGCTTGCACAAAGACAAAATATTAATGCTGATGCAGAAAATGCAGCTgatgaaagagaagaaaatgcaGCAGAGCAACCAGTTCGTCAAATGGCTAGTCCGCGAGGAAGCAGGTCTGGTTTAAGAAGAGTTGGAGATGTTGAAGGTGTACGACAAAGTAGTGGTAATTGGCAAAGAGATAATACTACACCTTGGAATAAGCCTATTCTTGCTCGACCCATGAATCCAGCTATTAGAGAAACACAATTTAAAACTTT ACATGCAACAGCAGAAATGgaacttgaaaatttgaaacgcgAAATGCGAAAAAGACCACAACCAGTATCAAATACTGCCAATACCGAAGGTAATATAGGTAGTCGAATAGCAAATCGAAAACGCAATAGAACAACTAGACATGGATATAGAACTAGAGCTACGCGTAGTGAAGAACAAGAAGATGATGAGTTCGag AATCCCGATAATGCGGCAACAACAGGAAGTTCAGCCAGTAGTAATAGTAATGATTCTACTGCTCATGAAGAAGATTTGTGTTCTGATAGTTCAACATCAGAGTCTAGTACTGAATATTCAGATTGGATTGCAGATCATGGTTTAAATTTAGAACCACCAAAGCGAAGTAAACGCAAACCTGTAAAAAAACGATCTCTTACACCACCAAGTGATATGGACAGAAGGCGTAATAGACGTCCTAGAAAGAAG GATATTCCGTTGTCTACTGGCATTGATGATATCCCAGAAGTTTTTAGACCTTCAGAATGGCTTACCGAAATAATACCAAGGAAAGCTCCATATTATCCTCAAATGGGTGATGAAATAGTATATTTTCGACAAGGTCATCAATTCTACTTAGATGCTGTTAGGAATAAAAAAGTATATGAACTTGGTCCACGATGTGAACCATGGAATAAAGTCAATATAAGA GCACAGGAATTTGTAAAAGTAGTAGGTATAAAGTATGAAATACGTCCACCTCGACTATGCTGTTTAAAATTGGCATTAATGGATGAATATGGAAAATTAACAGGAGaaaattttactattaaatATCACGATATGGCTGATGTGTTAGATTTTTTAGTTTTACGTCAAACATTTGACACAGCTTTGGCACGTAGTTGGTCTGAAGGAGACCGATTTCGTTGCATGATTGATGACGGATGGTGGATGGGTCAAATACAATCAATGGAACCTTTAGACGAAGATTTTCCAGAATCGTTTTTCATGTGTTTCCGTGTCAGATGGGATAACGGCGAATATGAGAGAATGAGTCCTTGGGATCTTGAACCAATTGATGAAAATA GACTTCCAGTAGTACTTGGAGGTGCAGTTCCTGTGCTTCAAGAAGAGATACGTACAATACTATATCAACCTCATGCCGAGGAATGGCCAATGGGAGATAGAGAAGCGACATGCCGTAGAATTATACGTGGACTAGATCAAGTGATGAGCCTTGCAATTGCAGAACCTTTTATGGCACCTGTTGATCTCAATGCATATCCTTCGTATGCATTTGTTGTGGAATATCCTATTGATTTAACAACCATAAAAGCTCGTTTTGAAAACcatttttatcgaagaataaCATCCGCACAGTTTGATGTCAGATACTTAGCAACAAATGCAGAACAATTTAATGAACCACATAGTCAAATAGTAAAGCATGCAAGAATAGTTACCGACCTATGTCTACGTATTATAAA AGAAACTACAGAATTAGACGTACCGGCTGTTTATCACCAACTGGTTGATACATACCATTCTTCTGAATCAGAAGTTGATGTAGAAGATGCAAAGGATAGACCTTCAACTAGCACTCAGAGAGCAACCTCGAGCAGAAATTTACGTTCACAAGAAGCATCAGCTGATTGGAAAGTAGCATGTCGTCAATTATTAGAAACGTTATGGCAATGTGAAGATTCTATTCCTTTCag AGAACCAGTTGATAGATTAGAGCACCCAGATTATCATCAAATTATAGATACACCAATGGATTTACGTACGGTAAAAGAGGATTTATTAGGAGGAAATTATGAAACTCCTATAGAATTTGCCAAAGATATGCggttaatatttacaaatagtagaaattataatactaACAAACGATCAAGG ATATATTCAATGACAATAAGATTATCAGCCATGTTTGAAGAGCATATGGGaagaattatttcaaactGGAAATCTGCAAGAAGACGCAATAATAAtgcaaaaaatacaaaaggGAAAGCTAAAAGGGGCAAAGTTCGGTTAACAAATGGCACTG CACCTTCAAAATCAAAATCTGCTTGTTCGGATGATGATGATGAGATAAATAGTGAGGATGATGATTTAGATGAAATGGAAAAGAATAATTCTAACATGTGTGCAccag ggCCATCACGTATGACAAATGGACATACGAAACGTTCTGCTACTGCAACGCGACCTACGCTAAAACTTCGGATATCTAGATCTGCAGTACCTAAAAAACCAAAAGAAAGTGGAAGCGAAGCCAGTGACTCAGAAGCTTCCACAGAAAGTGAAAGTAGTGGTAGTGTACCTGTAAGAAGGACACGAGCTAGAAAAACGGTACCCAGTGTTAGTGCTGATAGTGATTCTGGGGAAGTATATACACCCAGTGGACGTGGAAAACAAACTCGGAAAAATCGTGCGAAAAATACCAGAAATAGTAAACAAGTAAAGTCGAAGTCAAAGCTAAACTTTTACGAAAACTCAAAGAATGATAAGTATGAGGAGGATGAAGCGTTTTCTGCAAATGAATTATCAGATGAAGAAAGTGAAGAGGAAGTTATTAATAGAAGCAGAACGAGATCACGAAAATTAGCATCTACACCCGAACATAATGAAAGTTTGAAGAACACGACAAAAAGtggaagaaataatattgaaagtCAGAgtgaggaagaagaggaagaggaagaagaggatgaagaagaagaagaagaacagtctcaaaatgaaattaataatcagGATTCAGATAGTGAAGAATCAGATAAAGGTTTTGTATCAAGATCTCAAAGAAGAATTCGTGGAACAAGAGAAATACAAAATCAAGAAACTGTACAAAATTCAAGAAGAACTGGAAAACGACCTCGCTATAATGAAGAAAGTGATGAGAGCAATACGATGCCAGTTAGAAATCGGCGTAAAATTAAGCGTCGATATTATGCAGAAGAAAGTGATGAAAGTCCTGAACCTGAAAATGTACCACGTATTAGTATAAGTAGTAGAGGACGTGTGCGCAAAATGACGGAACGTGCACGGGCTTTTCTGTTAGATTCACCCTAA
- the Brwd3 gene encoding bromodomain and WD repeat-containing protein isoform X1 — MEGSVTKNETAIAPELYFLIAKFLAAGPCREAADVLKRELERAKVLPQRLDWGGHVHNQTFEELEKKYSHIGSNHLLQICARIGPVLEKEVPPCIPGAISLLGAGRQSLLRTHEDVQRQVHGIISYSGRLGGKPFLASPYSLSVPNIVHVLQGRENSGPLARREAIPTKFYNKMQLYRHTLGHLSAVYCVLFDRTGKYIITGADDLLVKVWSSIDGRLLATFRGASAEIMDIAVNFDNTLLAAGSLDRILRVWCFQTMSPIAVLSGHSGMITSVNFCPISCNGVYYLVSTSTDGSVAFWSHTKKGNERAVFQPKPIQYHEKMRPGQAQMICASFSPGGAFMAAGSADHHVRVYAMLGDDGPCRVLEVEAHSDTVDSIQWAHNGLKFISGSKDGTANVWHFEQQQWIYKRLLMTTKLPGESETEDDSNKKAKVTMVSWDVSDEWVITAVNDSCLKVWNAKSGELVKILRGHKDEVFVLESHPIDPRVILSAGHDGQLIIWDVLNTEPIACFQNFIEGQGNGAVFDAKWSPDGTMLAATDSHGHLLIYGFGSGVEKLKIVPKELFFHTDYRPLIRDANNYVLDEQTQTAPHLMPPPFLVDVDGNPYPPALQRLVPGRENCRGEQLVPNIAVGAGGMQEVIEGLPAQEPRSNIDQLIEALAQRQNINADAENAADEREENAAEQPVRQMASPRGSRSGLRRVGDVEGVRQSSGNWQRDNTTPWNKPILARPMNPAIRETQFKTLHATAEMELENLKREMRKRPQPVSNTANTEGNIGSRIANRKRNRTTRHGYRTRATRSEEQEDDEFENPDNAATTGSSASSNSNDSTAHEEDLCSDSSTSESSTEYSDWIADHGLNLEPPKRSKRKPVKKRSLTPPSDMDRRRNRRPRKKDIPLSTGIDDIPEVFRPSEWLTEIIPRKAPYYPQMGDEIVYFRQGHQFYLDAVRNKKVYELGPRCEPWNKVNIRAQEFVKVVGIKYEIRPPRLCCLKLALMDEYGKLTGENFTIKYHDMADVLDFLVLRQTFDTALARSWSEGDRFRCMIDDGWWMGQIQSMEPLDEDFPESFFMCFRVRWDNGEYERMSPWDLEPIDENRLPVVLGGAVPVLQEEIRTILYQPHAEEWPMGDREATCRRIIRGLDQVMSLAIAEPFMAPVDLNAYPSYAFVVEYPIDLTTIKARFENHFYRRITSAQFDVRYLATNAEQFNEPHSQIVKHARIVTDLCLRIIKETTELDVPAVYHQLVDTYHSSESEVDVEDAKDRPSTSTQRATSSRNLRSQEASADWKVACRQLLETLWQCEDSIPFREPVDRLEHPDYHQIIDTPMDLRTVKEDLLGGNYETPIEFAKDMRLIFTNSRNYNTNKRSRIYSMTIRLSAMFEEHMGRIISNWKSARRRNNNAKNTKGKAKRGKVRLTNGTAPSKSKSACSDDDDEINSEDDDLDEMEKNNSNMCAPGPSRMTNGHTKRSATATRPTLKLRISRSAVPKKPKESGSEASDSEASTESESSGSVPVRRTRARKTVPSVSADSDSGEVYTPSGRGKQTRKNRAKNTRNSKQVKSKSKLNFYENSKNDKYEEDEAFSANELSDEESEEEVINRSRTRSRKLASTPEHNESLKNTTKSGRNNIESQSEEEEEEEEEDEEEEEEQSQNEINNQDSDSEESDKGFVSRSQRRIRGTREIQNQETVQNSRRTGKRPRYNEESDESNTMPVRNRRKIKRRYYAEESDESPEPENVPRISISSRGRVRKMTERARAFLLDSP; from the exons ATGGAGGGCAGCGTAACGAAGAACGAGACTGCAATAGCACCAG AGTTGTACTTCCTAATTGCTAAATTCTTAGCGGCGGGACCTTGTCGCGAAGCAGCAGAC GTGTTGAAGCGTGAATTGGAGCGAGCTAAG gtTTTACCGCAAAGACTAGATTGGGGAGGGCATGTACATAATCAAACCTTTGAAGAGTTG gaaaagaaatattctcaTATTGGATCAAatcatttattacaaatatgtgCCAGAATTGGACCAGTATTGGAAAAAGAGGTACCGCCATGCATACCAGGAGCAATATCTCTTCTAGGAGCTGGCAGACAATCTTTGTTACGTACACACGAAG ATGTCCAACGTCAAGTGCATGgcattatttcatattctgGCAGACTAGGTGGAAAACCATTTTTGGCTTCACCTTATAGTTTATCAGTGCCTAATATAg taCATGTACTTCAGGGAAGGGAGAATTCAGGGCCTTTAGCTCGACGAGAGGCAATACCAACAAAGTTTTACAATAAAATGCAGTTGTATAGACACACATTAGGACATTTATCTGCAGTATATTGTGTTCTTTTTGATCGCACtgggaaatatataataaccGGTGCAGATGATTTACTTGTTAAAGTATGGAGTTCTATTGATGGGCGATTATTAGCAACTTTTCGAGGAGCATCTGCTGAAATTATGGATATTGCAGTAAATTTTGATAACACTTTACTTGCTGCTGGTAGCCTAGATCGAATATTAAGAGTTTGGTGTTTTCAAACAATGTCTCCT ATTGCAGTTCTATCTGGACACTCTGGTATGATTACATCTGTAAATTTTTGTCCTATATCTTGTAATGGCGTATATTATTTAGTTTCTACAAGTACAGATGGATCTGTTGCTTTCTGGTCTCATACAAAAAAAGGCAATGAAAGAGCAGTTTTTCA gccAAAACCAATTCAATACCATGAAAAAATGCGGCCTGGTCAAGCACAAATGATATGTGCGTCATTTAGTCCTGGTGGTGCATTTATGGCCGCTGGTTCTGCAGATCATCATGTTAGAGTGTATGCAATGTTAGGAGATGATGGTCCATGTAGAGTTTTAGAGGTGGAAGCACATTCTGATACAGTTGATAGTATTCAATGGGCACATAAtggtttaaaatttatttcgggTTCTAAAGATGGTACTGCAAATGTTTGGCATTTTGAACAACAACAATGGATATACAAACGTTTGTTGATGACTACAAAACTTCCTGG AGAATCAGAAACAGAAGATGATTCTAACAAAAAGGCTAAGGTGACTATGGTTAGTTGGGATGTAAGTGATGAATGGGTTATTACAGCTGTAAATGATAGTTGTCTTAAAGTATGGAATGCAAAATCAGGTGAACTGGTGAAAATTTTACGTGGACATAAAGATGAAGTTTTTGTGTTAGAATCTCATCCCATAGATCCGCGTGTTATATTAAGTGCTGGACATGACGGACAACTTATAATTTGGGATGTTCTGAACACAGAACCGATAGCAtgctttcaaaattttattgaagGGCAAGGTAATGGTGCTGTTTTTGATGCAAAGTGGTCTCCAGATGGAACAATGTTAGCAGCAACAGATTCTCATGGACATCTTTTAATATATGGGTTTGGATCTGGTGTAGAAAAACTTAAAATA gtacctaaagaattatttttccataCGGATTATAGACCCTTAATACGAGATGCAAATAATTACGTTTTGGATGAACAAACACAAACTGCACCTCATTTAATGCCTCCACCATTTTTAGTAGATGTTGATGGAAATCCTTATCCTCCAGCTTTGCAAAGATTGGTTCCTGGGAGAGAAAACTGTAGAGGAGAACAATTAGTACCAAATATTGCAGTAGGTGCTGGAg ggATGCAAGAAGTTATAGAAGGACTTCCAGCTCAAGAACCACGGTCCAATATTGACCAGTTAATTGAAGCGCTTGCACAAAGACAAAATATTAATGCTGATGCAGAAAATGCAGCTgatgaaagagaagaaaatgcaGCAGAGCAACCAGTTCGTCAAATGGCTAGTCCGCGAGGAAGCAGGTCTGGTTTAAGAAGAGTTGGAGATGTTGAAGGTGTACGACAAAGTAGTGGTAATTGGCAAAGAGATAATACTACACCTTGGAATAAGCCTATTCTTGCTCGACCCATGAATCCAGCTATTAGAGAAACACAATTTAAAACTTT ACATGCAACAGCAGAAATGgaacttgaaaatttgaaacgcgAAATGCGAAAAAGACCACAACCAGTATCAAATACTGCCAATACCGAAGGTAATATAGGTAGTCGAATAGCAAATCGAAAACGCAATAGAACAACTAGACATGGATATAGAACTAGAGCTACGCGTAGTGAAGAACAAGAAGATGATGAGTTCGag AATCCCGATAATGCGGCAACAACAGGAAGTTCAGCCAGTAGTAATAGTAATGATTCTACTGCTCATGAAGAAGATTTGTGTTCTGATAGTTCAACATCAGAGTCTAGTACTGAATATTCAGATTGGATTGCAGATCATGGTTTAAATTTAGAACCACCAAAGCGAAGTAAACGCAAACCTGTAAAAAAACGATCTCTTACACCACCAAGTGATATGGACAGAAGGCGTAATAGACGTCCTAGAAAGAAG GATATTCCGTTGTCTACTGGCATTGATGATATCCCAGAAGTTTTTAGACCTTCAGAATGGCTTACCGAAATAATACCAAGGAAAGCTCCATATTATCCTCAAATGGGTGATGAAATAGTATATTTTCGACAAGGTCATCAATTCTACTTAGATGCTGTTAGGAATAAAAAAGTATATGAACTTGGTCCACGATGTGAACCATGGAATAAAGTCAATATAAGA GCACAGGAATTTGTAAAAGTAGTAGGTATAAAGTATGAAATACGTCCACCTCGACTATGCTGTTTAAAATTGGCATTAATGGATGAATATGGAAAATTAACAGGAGaaaattttactattaaatATCACGATATGGCTGATGTGTTAGATTTTTTAGTTTTACGTCAAACATTTGACACAGCTTTGGCACGTAGTTGGTCTGAAGGAGACCGATTTCGTTGCATGATTGATGACGGATGGTGGATGGGTCAAATACAATCAATGGAACCTTTAGACGAAGATTTTCCAGAATCGTTTTTCATGTGTTTCCGTGTCAGATGGGATAACGGCGAATATGAGAGAATGAGTCCTTGGGATCTTGAACCAATTGATGAAAATA GACTTCCAGTAGTACTTGGAGGTGCAGTTCCTGTGCTTCAAGAAGAGATACGTACAATACTATATCAACCTCATGCCGAGGAATGGCCAATGGGAGATAGAGAAGCGACATGCCGTAGAATTATACGTGGACTAGATCAAGTGATGAGCCTTGCAATTGCAGAACCTTTTATGGCACCTGTTGATCTCAATGCATATCCTTCGTATGCATTTGTTGTGGAATATCCTATTGATTTAACAACCATAAAAGCTCGTTTTGAAAACcatttttatcgaagaataaCATCCGCACAGTTTGATGTCAGATACTTAGCAACAAATGCAGAACAATTTAATGAACCACATAGTCAAATAGTAAAGCATGCAAGAATAGTTACCGACCTATGTCTACGTATTATAAA AGAAACTACAGAATTAGACGTACCGGCTGTTTATCACCAACTGGTTGATACATACCATTCTTCTGAATCAGAAGTTGATGTAGAAGATGCAAAGGATAGACCTTCAACTAGCACTCAGAGAGCAACCTCGAGCAGAAATTTACGTTCACAAGAAGCATCAGCTGATTGGAAAGTAGCATGTCGTCAATTATTAGAAACGTTATGGCAATGTGAAGATTCTATTCCTTTCag AGAACCAGTTGATAGATTAGAGCACCCAGATTATCATCAAATTATAGATACACCAATGGATTTACGTACGGTAAAAGAGGATTTATTAGGAGGAAATTATGAAACTCCTATAGAATTTGCCAAAGATATGCggttaatatttacaaatagtagaaattataatactaACAAACGATCAAGG ATATATTCAATGACAATAAGATTATCAGCCATGTTTGAAGAGCATATGGGaagaattatttcaaactGGAAATCTGCAAGAAGACGCAATAATAAtgcaaaaaatacaaaaggGAAAGCTAAAAGGGGCAAAGTTCGGTTAACAAATGGCACTG CACCTTCAAAATCAAAATCTGCTTGTTCGGATGATGATGATGAGATAAATAGTGAGGATGATGATTTAGATGAAATGGAAAAGAATAATTCTAACATGTGTGCAccag ggCCATCACGTATGACAAATGGACATACGAAACGTTCTGCTACTGCAACGCGACCTACGCTAAAACTTCGGATATCTAGATCTGCAGTACCTAAAAAACCAAAAGAAAGTGGAAGCGAAGCCAGTGACTCAGAAGCTTCCACAGAAAGTGAAAGTAGTGGTAGTGTACCTGTAAGAAGGACACGAGCTAGAAAAACGGTACCCAGTGTTAGTGCTGATAGTGATTCTGGGGAAGTATATACACCCAGTGGACGTGGAAAACAAACTCGGAAAAATCGTGCGAAAAATACCAGAAATAGTAAACAAGTAAAGTCGAAGTCAAAGCTAAACTTTTACGAAAACTCAAAGAATGATAAGTATGAGGAGGATGAAGCGTTTTCTGCAAATGAATTATCAGATGAAGAAAGTGAAGAGGAAGTTATTAATAGAAGCAGAACGAGATCACGAAAATTAGCATCTACACCCGAACATAATGAAAGTTTGAAGAACACGACAAAAAGtggaagaaataatattgaaagtCAGAgtgaggaagaagaggaagaggaagaagaggatgaagaagaagaagaagaacagtctcaaaatgaaattaataatcagGATTCAGATAGTGAAGAATCAGATAAAGGTTTTGTATCAAGATCTCAAAGAAGAATTCGTGGAACAAGAGAAATACAAAATCAAGAAACTGTACAAAATTCAAGAAGAACTGGAAAACGACCTCGCTATAATGAAGAAAGTGATGAGAGCAATACGATGCCAGTTAGAAATCGGCGTAAAATTAAGCGTCGATATTATGCAGAAGAAAGTGATGAAAGTCCTGAACCTGAAAATGTACCACGTATTAGTATAAGTAGTAGAGGACGTGTGCGCAAAATGACGGAACGTGCACGGGCTTTTCTGTTAGATTCACCCTAA